ACAAGGTGGCGGCTTTAGAGGAATGGATCAACAACAAAATGGTCATTTGACCGAGGAAGGGATGAACTCTCATGAGATTAAGCGTATTAGATCAGGCACCCGTAACAAGCGGCAACACAGCGGAAGGCGCCTTGAATAAAGCGGAAGAACTGGCTGTCTTAGCAGATGAATTGGGATACAGCCGAATGTGGATGGCCGAGCATCATGGCGGGAATACCTTTGCCAGCTCCGCACCCGAAGTGACGGCAGCCCGGCTTGCAGCCAAAACCGACCGGATTCGCATCGGCACCGGGGGTGTCATGATGATGCATTATTCGCCCCTTAAACTTGCGGAAGTGTTTAAGACGTTGAGTGCTTTTACCCCGGGAAGGATTGATTTTGGTGTAGGACGAGCGCCAGGCGGTGATACGAGTGCCATGTACGCTTTGTCTGAAGGACGGCAGCTGATGCTTCATAACATGTATGATAAGCTGGCCGTTACCATGCAGCTCCTTCGTGACGAGATCCCGGAAGATGAACTCTACGCCAAGAACGCCGCTGCTCCAACCGGAGTTGCCCTGCCTGAAGTGTGGCTGCTGGGCTCCAGCGGCAATAGCGCGTTAAAAGCGGCTCAGATGGGAGTCGGCTACTCCTTCGCGCAATTCTTTAACGGAGCGATGAGCAGCGAAATATTGGATCATTACCGCGATAACTACCAGCCGTCCATATTCATGGAAAAGCCTGAGATTAATGTATCTTATATGGTGACGACGGCAGAAACGAAGGAAGAGGCCGAGTATGAAGCGCTGCCGCAGGACATTTTCCGGTTGATGATGAGCAAGGGCCGAATTACGCAGGTGCTGACGCCCGAAGAGGCTCAGAATGTGTCCTTAACGGAAATCGACCGGATGGCTATCCAGGAAGGCCGCAAGATCCATCTTGTGGGAGCGGTAAAGGATATCGCGGCACGCTTACAGGAAGAGCAAGCGCACTACGGATTCCAGGAAGCCATGATATGCAGCATTCCGCATTCGCAGGAGAAACGGCTGGAGGTTTACCGACTGCTCGCACGCGAATTGCTGTAATATAAAGTAGATGAGGGATAGGCGGATGCCTGTCCTTTTTTTTGTAAATGTAAAATTTCTTTGCCTCTTATGAGTACGAATCTGTTAGTTAAAAATTAGCTATGTTCAACATTCGCAGCAGTTAGGAGATCTTATGCCGTTTACGTTCGCTCATCCTGTCATAACGATGCCTTGGTGGAAGAAGAAATCGCTGCCGGTATCAGCCCTAATAATCGGCTGCATGGCACCGGATTTTGAATATTTCATCCGATTTCGGGCGTCTGGCTTATGGAGCCACGAGGGTCCTGGCATCTTGCTGTTCAACCTTCCCATGATCTTGCTCCTGTACGTTATTTTCGAGACGGTGGTACGACCCGTTCTATTCGTATATTTACCTTCATGGTTTCCATACCGATGGGATCGGGCAGGGAAGGTGCCGGCCACTTTTAAAGGTTGGCTTACCGTAATGATCTTGGGATTAGTGGGCGTTGGCACACATCTATTATGGGATCAGTTTACGCATAAAGGTGCCTGGATCGTGAATCAGATTCCTTTTCTTACCCATTGGATACATATCGATTCCGTACAAATTCCGGTATATAAATTATGTCAGCACGGCAGCAGTCTGATCGGGCTGGTCCTGATCGTATGGTGGATCCATCGCCATTTGTATGTAGCACCAGCGCAAAGAGAACATTCAAATTCGGTTCTACCATTTTGGTGCGTATTTATAGTGATCTATATTCTGGTTATGCTCATGGCCATGCTGACGGTTGTTGATGGTGAAGGGATGACGTTTGTATTACAGCTTGTCGTTCCGGCTATCAGCAGCTTCATGCTGGCCCTGCTTGTAACATGTCTTGCCTTTTGGCGGGCTGCAAGGGTCAAGTTGCAAAGCTAGTAATTAGAATCGGAATCGACAGGAGGAGCGTTATGGTAACCGTTGAGCAATTCACGCATAGGGGAATCCATTTCTTAAACGAAGATGCACTTGTCATAAACGAACGAGCCTCATTGTATGGCGTGTTAGATGGAGTTTCATCCATCGTTCCATACCTCAGCGACAAGAAGGAAACCGGAGGTTACATCGCTGCCCAAACCGTGAAGAAGTACTTCGAATCACTGGACCGGGTTGTACAGCTTACGGATCATGTTGCGGAAGCGAACCAAAAGCTAAGAGAACTTATGCTGCAAGCCAATATTAACATGAAGAATAAAGAGGGCCTCTGGGGCACTGCCCTTGCTCTTGTTCGAATTCAAGAGGACCGTATGGAATTTATTCAGACAGGCGACTGCATGATTCTTGCCGTCTACCAAGATGGGGAGGTTCGCCCGTTAACCTGGAGACAAGTCGCTCATTTGGAATCTCCGGCCATCGCAAAATGGGAGGAGGGCGTGATTAAGGGATTAACCAATCAAAAAGACCTCCACGGGACGGTTATTGATATCATCAGGGCGAATCGCTTTCAGAGTAATACGAATGGAGGCTATGGCGTATTGAACGGAGAAGCCCAAGCTGCCCATTTTCTCGAATACGGAAAGATCAACAAGTCACGCTTAAAACACGTGATCTTGTTAACGGATGGTTTATTCTGGCCTGAACGCGATGTCCCGAGTGATCGATCCTATTGGAGTTATATGGCGCAGTGTATACTCGAAAAGGGGCTTGAGCAGTATGCACATGAATTACTTGAGGTCGAAGAGGCTGACCCTGAGTGCTTAAGTTATGCAAGATTCAAAAAATCCGATGATAAAACAGGCATGGTGATTCACTTTAACAACTCCTAAATGGTCAATCGATAAAGCTTTATGACTTAACAGAACCCGTGTATATCGCGGGTTCTTTCTTTACTTCTGAGTGACTAGGCACCCTCACAATATGAGAAATCTTCCACCAAAACACTGACACATTGTCGTCAGTGTTTCGCTCTTATAATGAAGAAAAAATTGAGAGCGAGGTAATCCGATGGCTAACAATCATCAAGATACCATGTACCAAGATTCCGAAATCTTCATCCGCCCCTTTCACATCGACATTCCTCAACAAGACATTGACGATCTGCGAGCACGTATAGCTCATACCCGGTGGCCTTCCCAGTTACCTGGCGGTGATTGGAGTCGGGGAATTCCTGTTTCGTATCTTAAAGAGCTGGTGGAATATTGGCAGAATGAATATGACTGGCGTGAGTATGAGCAAAAACTTAATGCATTTCCGCAATTTATAACGGATATTGAGGGTCAGCAGATCCACTTTCTTCATGTACGATCTCCCGAGCCACATGCCTTACCGTTGATCATGACCCATAGTTGGCCGAATTCCATCGTTGAATTCATGAACATCATTGGACCACTAACCAATCCACGAGCCTATGGTGGAGATCCAAGCATGGCTTTTCATATCGTGGCACCTTCGCTTCCAGGATTCGCCTTTTCCACTTTTCCGGAGCCGGCAGATGAGACACCGTGGAGCATCAAGCGCGTAGCCAGTGTGTGGGCTGAGCTGATGCACAGACTCGGTTATGAAGCTTATGGAGCACATGGCAACGATGCAGGCGCATTAGTTTCCCCCGAGCTGGCTATCCTTGATGCTGAGCATATGATTGGTGTTCATATTACAGGAGGGCTGGGTATCCCCATGGGAGATCCGAGTGAACTGGAAGGGTGCAGCGAGGAGGAAATGGCCGAAATTACTCATCTAGCCGAGCTGTTTGAAGGTGGGAGCGGTTATGCACCGTATCTGTCCAACCGACCGCAAACACTCAGTTATGGGCTGCTTGACTCGCCGGTGGCTGGACTTGCTTACCTTGTTGAGCGGTTTAAAGAATTTGACGGATGGCCTAAAAACACGGAAGAGATTCCTCTAGAACCGATCCATAAAGATCTGCTGCTCACTAACGCAAGCGTTTATTGGTTAACGCAGACATTTGCTTCCTCGGCCTGGACCTATTATGAAGGAGCAGCTGGGATGCCAACCAATCAGATGAGAGTCCCGACAGGGGTTTCCCATGGGGGAGGTTCTGTATTCCGGCGTATTGCAGAAGTCAAAAACAACATTATCCACTGGTCGAATCGCGAAAGTGGCAGTCATATGGTTGCCATGGCTGACCCGGAATCACTTATTGAGGATATAAGAGCATTTTTTAGCAAGCTTACCCGATAGGACAAGAATCACGAATGCGATATAACCGTACTTTGCCTAACAACATTTTCATGTCGAATTCATATTTTATGGTAATGGCATGGAGTGGGAGGTATGTCGTATGGGCCAAGGAACGCAAAGAAAACGCAGACAACAAGCAGCTTCAAAAAAAGCTACGGTTAAGCAATTGGCGTTCATTGCAGCTATCTTAGTATTGATTGCCTCAGCTATAGGCCTTTACGTCGCATATGATGACTTGTTTGAGGATGACGATGTGGACGTTATCATCTAACCAAGATGTTATTTACCAATATCAAAAATTCGCTTTATCATATATGCCATATGGAGCTTCCTCCAAATCAAAGGCAGCCGTTCTTGACTATAAGAACAGGCTGCCTTTATTATGGGTTCTTTAATTATAGAGTGTCAGGAGTCTGCTTCGTCTTTAGTCGTAGGTGTAATCGGACTATTATGATGAGGGAGCAGCTTCATGCCGGCGTGATCCAGATGGATTTCGACGTGAACTGTCTCCAGTGCGCTTGGATCGATCGCTTGAGCAGATGACTGATTGACTTTTTTCCAAAGCCGGGTGTTCCTCCTGAACAACACGTGCTCCAAGCTGAATAGGTCCGTTTTTGAAGCAGCTCCATTTTTAAACGTAGTCAAAATTTCCTCGCGTACCCCCTTAGCTGCCTGTAATTCAAAATCCGTTTTGTTCATATCATCGAGTGCTTCCACTACGTTTCCACTTAACTTGACGCTAACGCGGTATTTGGGCATGCCGTTGACAATGTTTATTTTCACGCTGATTTTAGGGTTGGATAATACCGCGACTCCTGCTAATTCACCGTTCTGATTGGTAATCGGGATGTGGGAACGCTTAGTATCGGCTTCCAGCCAGCGCAAACCGGTAAGCTTGTCATTGGTGAATAAGCCGTTGGATACCCCTTTGGATATAGCAAATACTCCGTTAATCTCTAACTTCGGATCTTCTTTTTGGTTACGGCTCCATGTCTTTGTATCGATCGTCAGATTTGGAAGCAAAACCGTCCAGCCTGGTTCTGTCATCAGTGCCATGAAGTCGAAATATCGGATCGGTTCAATATAGGATCTCTGTTTATATTCCTCAACAGGTTCATGGGCTAATGTATTTAAAGGGGAGAGGTTGAAAAATGCCGGGATATTCATCAATTGCTCGATCGAATCCTTTGTGCCGAATACCCAAGGCGTCATGCGAACCTCCTGGTAGCGACCGATGGTATCCAGTTTCGATAGGACATTCGATTTCAACACATTTTCACTAATGATAATACAGGAAATATGACTCCAGATCGTACGTTCCTGCGCAGAGTCATAAATGTTATTGATCGCCAAGTCCAAGCTTTTCCCTTTTGTTTTGGACGTCCATATTTGTGAGGGCTTATCAGATTTTCCTGAATCAATTTTGGCTACGGAAGTGAAATCCATCAGCTGGGTGTAAACGACAAAGTTTCCGTCTTCTTGATCGATTCCGATGGCAGTAATGTAATTGATGTCTTGAATCTCTTTAATGTCCCAGCAGCCGGTTAACAAATGGAGTAATACGATTAACCACATTAATTTTATGATTCTGACGCAGGTTGTCATTTCATTCAGGTTCCCTTTCTTCAGAGGAGTCATCTATCGTTTGAAGCATTTGCGGTCGTTTTTTGTTGAAAGCCCATGGTTTTTTTAAGAGGGAACTCATCAGATCTTTGAACGTTAATGGCGATAGGGGAGCTAAGTACGGAAGTCCGAAGGATTCGAGAACAGACAGGTATGCGACAAGCGTTAATATGCCAATGAAGAATCCGAGCATACCCAGCAAGGCAGACCAGATGAGCACATAGAGTCGAATAATGCTGACCGTCCCGCTAAGCGTCTGATTCACTAAAGTAAAAGTCGCGACCGCGGTTGTTGCAGAGACAACCAGCATGGTTGGTGACGTAAGACCAGCACGGATGGCAGCATCACCGATGATGAGACCGCCTAAAACCGCAATGGTTTGACCGACTGCTTTGGGCAGCCTGATGCCAGCCTCTCTGAAAAGCTCGAACATACCCAGCATCAATAAAATCTCCATGGGAGAGGAAAGCGGAAGCCCAAATCTGGAAACAGTGACGGTCGCAAGAAGTAGAAAGGGGAGCTGATCGATGTTATAGCTTGTGAGGGCAATCCAAAATCCCGGTAGCATAATGGCGAGAAAGAGACCCAGCAGCCTGAGAAGCCGTTCAAAGATTACAAAGTAGTAAGGGAAGTAGGAATCTTCAGGCGTTTTTAATAATGCCATCAAATTGCATGGTGCAATTAACGCCATTGGCGAACCATCCACAAGAATAACGAAACGTCCTCGAAGCAAACACTCCACTACAAAGTCCGGTCTGCCTATATAGTCCATCAGCGGAAACAGGGAGAGGGTGGAATCGGAAAGAGCCTCCTCCAGTTGGCCGCTGGTAATGAGTGCATCGACATGGATGCCTTTTAATCGCTCTTTAGCCTCGTTGACGACTTCAGGGCGTATGATATCGGAAATATATAGAAGTGAAACCCGGGTCTGGCTGCGATCTCCGATGATCATTTGTTCATTATGGAGTGTGGCCGTGCGCAGCCTTTTTCGGACGAGTGCCACGTTCGTGGTGATATCCTCCGTAAAAGCGTCTCTCGCCCCTTTGATGGCCACCTCGGTATTGGATTCATCAGGCTGTCTATTTGGGCGTGCGGCAATATTGATGGAATAACAGCATTTTTCTGTTGTAAAAAACAGGATCATGTGCCCTTCGAACAAAAGCTTTACAACGTCGGCATGCTGGTTAATTTCACTCCATTCCATCGATTTATCCAATTCTCTGGCCAGTGCTTCCCACTCATTGAAGTGTTCCAGCTTTTCTTCCAGATCCGGCAGCACATATTGGGTCATCAGCGTGGGATCAACCATACCTTCGCAGTAGATGAGCAATGCAGGAAACGCACTAACCTTCTTTGCCGGAAAGGATTGGATGACAACGTCTGCGGAAGAGGCAAACATGGAACGCAGGGTGTTCTCATCCAATGTATCGAGAGCAGGCTTG
This Paenibacillus sp. JZ16 DNA region includes the following protein-coding sequences:
- a CDS encoding DUF4184 family protein, encoding MPFTFAHPVITMPWWKKKSLPVSALIIGCMAPDFEYFIRFRASGLWSHEGPGILLFNLPMILLLYVIFETVVRPVLFVYLPSWFPYRWDRAGKVPATFKGWLTVMILGLVGVGTHLLWDQFTHKGAWIVNQIPFLTHWIHIDSVQIPVYKLCQHGSSLIGLVLIVWWIHRHLYVAPAQREHSNSVLPFWCVFIVIYILVMLMAMLTVVDGEGMTFVLQLVVPAISSFMLALLVTCLAFWRAARVKLQS
- a CDS encoding LLM class flavin-dependent oxidoreductase produces the protein MRLSVLDQAPVTSGNTAEGALNKAEELAVLADELGYSRMWMAEHHGGNTFASSAPEVTAARLAAKTDRIRIGTGGVMMMHYSPLKLAEVFKTLSAFTPGRIDFGVGRAPGGDTSAMYALSEGRQLMLHNMYDKLAVTMQLLRDEIPEDELYAKNAAAPTGVALPEVWLLGSSGNSALKAAQMGVGYSFAQFFNGAMSSEILDHYRDNYQPSIFMEKPEINVSYMVTTAETKEEAEYEALPQDIFRLMMSKGRITQVLTPEEAQNVSLTEIDRMAIQEGRKIHLVGAVKDIAARLQEEQAHYGFQEAMICSIPHSQEKRLEVYRLLARELL
- a CDS encoding spore germination protein, with the translated sequence MTHHRPRNRMFRRQSKQAQFAVDRRKPALDTLDENTLRSMFASSADVVIQSFPAKKVSAFPALLIYCEGMVDPTLMTQYVLPDLEEKLEHFNEWEALARELDKSMEWSEINQHADVVKLLFEGHMILFFTTEKCCYSINIAARPNRQPDESNTEVAIKGARDAFTEDITTNVALVRKRLRTATLHNEQMIIGDRSQTRVSLLYISDIIRPEVVNEAKERLKGIHVDALITSGQLEEALSDSTLSLFPLMDYIGRPDFVVECLLRGRFVILVDGSPMALIAPCNLMALLKTPEDSYFPYYFVIFERLLRLLGLFLAIMLPGFWIALTSYNIDQLPFLLLATVTVSRFGLPLSSPMEILLMLGMFELFREAGIRLPKAVGQTIAVLGGLIIGDAAIRAGLTSPTMLVVSATTAVATFTLVNQTLSGTVSIIRLYVLIWSALLGMLGFFIGILTLVAYLSVLESFGLPYLAPLSPLTFKDLMSSLLKKPWAFNKKRPQMLQTIDDSSEEREPE
- a CDS encoding Ger(x)C family spore germination protein, which codes for MTPLKKGNLNEMTTCVRIIKLMWLIVLLHLLTGCWDIKEIQDINYITAIGIDQEDGNFVVYTQLMDFTSVAKIDSGKSDKPSQIWTSKTKGKSLDLAINNIYDSAQERTIWSHISCIIISENVLKSNVLSKLDTIGRYQEVRMTPWVFGTKDSIEQLMNIPAFFNLSPLNTLAHEPVEEYKQRSYIEPIRYFDFMALMTEPGWTVLLPNLTIDTKTWSRNQKEDPKLEINGVFAISKGVSNGLFTNDKLTGLRWLEADTKRSHIPITNQNGELAGVAVLSNPKISVKINIVNGMPKYRVSVKLSGNVVEALDDMNKTDFELQAAKGVREEILTTFKNGAASKTDLFSLEHVLFRRNTRLWKKVNQSSAQAIDPSALETVHVEIHLDHAGMKLLPHHNSPITPTTKDEADS
- a CDS encoding epoxide hydrolase family protein, translated to MANNHQDTMYQDSEIFIRPFHIDIPQQDIDDLRARIAHTRWPSQLPGGDWSRGIPVSYLKELVEYWQNEYDWREYEQKLNAFPQFITDIEGQQIHFLHVRSPEPHALPLIMTHSWPNSIVEFMNIIGPLTNPRAYGGDPSMAFHIVAPSLPGFAFSTFPEPADETPWSIKRVASVWAELMHRLGYEAYGAHGNDAGALVSPELAILDAEHMIGVHITGGLGIPMGDPSELEGCSEEEMAEITHLAELFEGGSGYAPYLSNRPQTLSYGLLDSPVAGLAYLVERFKEFDGWPKNTEEIPLEPIHKDLLLTNASVYWLTQTFASSAWTYYEGAAGMPTNQMRVPTGVSHGGGSVFRRIAEVKNNIIHWSNRESGSHMVAMADPESLIEDIRAFFSKLTR
- a CDS encoding protein phosphatase 2C domain-containing protein, producing the protein MVTVEQFTHRGIHFLNEDALVINERASLYGVLDGVSSIVPYLSDKKETGGYIAAQTVKKYFESLDRVVQLTDHVAEANQKLRELMLQANINMKNKEGLWGTALALVRIQEDRMEFIQTGDCMILAVYQDGEVRPLTWRQVAHLESPAIAKWEEGVIKGLTNQKDLHGTVIDIIRANRFQSNTNGGYGVLNGEAQAAHFLEYGKINKSRLKHVILLTDGLFWPERDVPSDRSYWSYMAQCILEKGLEQYAHELLEVEEADPECLSYARFKKSDDKTGMVIHFNNS